The following are encoded together in the Sphingobium sp. CAP-1 genome:
- a CDS encoding MarR family winged helix-turn-helix transcriptional regulator: protein MSKHAPKLDPELSLGYQVRRCHRRFDRLLSAYLAKHELKTGFWYYLRVLWLRDGVTQKYLSDMTNVTENTTVAMINAMLRQGLVQRAKDKDDRRKLRITLTDHGRALEKELMQYAIDINKVAVAGIEPREVEICRSVLERISANLAAEFDRLPAKPADEG, encoded by the coding sequence ATGTCGAAGCACGCCCCCAAACTCGATCCGGAACTGAGTTTGGGCTATCAGGTTCGGCGCTGCCACCGACGGTTCGATCGGCTCTTGAGTGCCTATTTGGCCAAGCACGAACTCAAAACCGGTTTCTGGTACTATCTTCGTGTCCTATGGCTCAGGGACGGGGTGACCCAAAAATATCTGAGCGACATGACTAACGTCACCGAAAATACGACGGTCGCCATGATAAACGCCATGCTTCGGCAAGGGCTGGTGCAACGCGCCAAGGACAAGGATGATCGTCGAAAATTGCGGATTACTCTTACAGATCATGGCCGTGCGCTCGAAAAGGAGCTGATGCAATACGCGATCGACATCAACAAGGTCGCTGTTGCTGGCATCGAGCCGCGCGAAGTTGAAATCTGTCGATCGGTCCTCGAGCGCATATCAGCCAATCTCGCTGCCGAATTTGATAGGCTGCCTGCGAAGCCTGCTGACGAAGGATGA
- a CDS encoding TetR/AcrR family transcriptional regulator → MKRVVRDRRRRVAAAVRRPAGAPPGPRKAQLRRVEILEAARRLFVERGYDATTMDDVCVETGLAKGTLYHYFSSKTELRAALRDNFCNMILNRVKSRISLCESDDFFTRIDLLVETAVESYLDTPELRDVIFFSGDTPLRSVAVNDGLVGYISDLLSQGTLEGAWCVDDPHALSTLIYYSIHAIADDALMSGARRPRSAVRVSKLVAITPD, encoded by the coding sequence GTGAAACGGGTCGTTCGGGACCGGCGACGCAGGGTCGCGGCCGCAGTTCGCCGGCCGGCCGGTGCCCCGCCCGGTCCGAGGAAGGCTCAGCTTCGGCGCGTCGAAATTCTGGAAGCGGCGAGGCGATTGTTTGTTGAGCGAGGCTATGACGCGACGACGATGGATGACGTTTGCGTTGAAACTGGCCTCGCTAAGGGCACACTTTACCATTATTTTTCAAGTAAGACCGAATTGCGTGCGGCACTTCGGGACAACTTCTGCAACATGATATTGAACCGTGTCAAAAGCAGGATCAGTCTTTGCGAATCCGACGATTTTTTCACGCGGATCGATCTTCTGGTCGAGACGGCGGTGGAAAGTTATCTGGACACGCCCGAGTTGCGGGATGTGATCTTCTTCAGTGGGGATACGCCGCTCAGATCCGTGGCCGTGAACGACGGGCTTGTGGGCTATATCAGCGATCTGCTTTCACAAGGAACGCTGGAGGGCGCATGGTGTGTGGATGATCCCCACGCGCTATCAACGCTGATCTATTATAGCATCCATGCGATCGCAGACGATGCCTTGATGAGCGGTGCGCGACGCCCTCGAAGCGCGGTGCGTGTCTCGAAACTGGTCGCTATCACGCCGGACTAA
- the moaA gene encoding GTP 3',8-cyclase MoaA, which produces MAEREGLTATPTPDRGKPWRSLTDRFGRTITYVRLSVTDRCDLRCRYCMAERMEFLPRQDLLTLEELAELADALIARGVRRIRLTGGEPLVRRGIVGLVEAIGQHIGNGLDELTMTTNATQLATVARDLHRYGIRRLNISLDSLDHERFRAITRRGDLDQVLAGIAAAQDAGLAVKINMVALKALNEDEIGTMVGWCGERGFDLSLIETMPLGAVEEDRTNHYLPLDLVKRRLAREYVLIPSLHRTGGPARYYDVAETSRRIGFITPLTDNFCAGCNRIRISATGTIFGCLGRDQRIELRDAMRVGGRDAIDAALDAVMTAKPLRHEFDIARSQPAVERHMNVTGG; this is translated from the coding sequence ATGGCTGAACGGGAAGGCCTCACGGCCACTCCAACTCCCGATAGAGGGAAGCCTTGGCGCAGCCTGACCGACCGTTTCGGCCGAACGATCACTTATGTCCGCCTGTCCGTCACCGATCGGTGCGACCTGCGCTGCCGTTATTGCATGGCCGAGCGCATGGAGTTCCTGCCGCGCCAGGACCTCCTCACCCTGGAGGAACTGGCGGAACTGGCCGATGCCCTGATCGCGCGAGGTGTGCGACGCATCCGCCTGACCGGTGGCGAGCCTCTGGTCCGTCGCGGCATCGTCGGGTTGGTGGAGGCGATCGGCCAACACATCGGCAACGGCCTTGATGAGCTGACGATGACAACCAACGCTACCCAGCTCGCCACAGTCGCGCGCGACCTCCATCGATATGGCATTCGCAGACTCAACATCAGCCTCGACAGCCTCGACCACGAGCGCTTCCGGGCGATCACCCGGCGCGGCGACCTGGACCAGGTGTTGGCCGGGATCGCCGCCGCGCAAGACGCGGGCCTCGCCGTGAAGATCAACATGGTTGCGCTCAAGGCGCTCAACGAAGATGAAATCGGAACAATGGTTGGCTGGTGCGGCGAACGGGGATTCGATCTCTCGCTGATCGAGACGATGCCGTTGGGTGCGGTGGAAGAAGACCGGACCAATCATTATCTGCCCCTCGACCTCGTGAAACGTCGGCTGGCGCGCGAATATGTCCTGATTCCGTCGCTCCACCGAACCGGCGGACCGGCGCGCTATTATGACGTTGCCGAAACCAGTCGGCGGATAGGCTTCATTACGCCCCTCACCGACAATTTCTGCGCCGGCTGCAACCGCATCCGCATATCGGCTACTGGCACCATTTTTGGTTGTCTCGGCCGCGACCAGCGCATCGAACTGCGCGATGCGATGCGTGTTGGTGGCCGGGATGCGATCGACGCGGCGCTGGATGCCGTAATGACCGCCAAGCCACTCCGCCACGAGTTCGACATTGCGCGATCACAGCCGGCTGTCGAACGCCATATGAACGTCACTGGCGGTTGA
- a CDS encoding Gfo/Idh/MocA family protein: protein MKLLLYRSNGFFKPDFRVEGSGRQRMANALRLGIIGLGRGFMLTLPALKADSRVALAGAFDLRREARERFADEFGAPAFDTLDALLYSPVIDAVYIATPHELHAEQAIAALRAGKHVLVEKPMATTLADCARIERAAADAGKVLVVGPSHGFDAPVQAAAQLVASGRFGAVRMVTALNFTDFMFRPRRPEELDSARGGGVVYSQAAHQIDVVRRLVGQPVSSVRAVAANWDSSRPSEGAYTALVTFEAGAAASLTYSGYAHYDSDELVGWIAELGYDKDPDRYGEARKRLATLSSQDEIEAKLKRTYGVPAVAADTPAPHHEHFGFIIVSCDRADLKLSPKGLSIYGDTERDFQPIEPPALPRKEVIDEFVGGCLGIRRPIHDGRWGLDTMACCVALLESSRRNTDVAPNQLLDTLSEKP, encoded by the coding sequence TTGAAATTACTTCTATATCGTAGTAATGGCTTTTTCAAGCCTGATTTTCGGGTTGAAGGGAGCGGCAGGCAAAGAATGGCAAATGCGTTGCGACTAGGAATCATTGGGCTCGGCCGGGGTTTCATGCTCACTCTGCCTGCGCTGAAGGCCGATTCTCGCGTAGCGCTTGCCGGGGCTTTCGACCTGCGCCGCGAAGCTCGGGAACGCTTCGCGGACGAATTCGGCGCGCCGGCGTTCGATACGCTCGACGCGCTCTTGTATTCGCCGGTTATCGATGCGGTTTATATAGCCACCCCGCATGAGTTGCATGCCGAGCAGGCCATCGCCGCTCTGCGGGCTGGAAAGCATGTGCTGGTCGAAAAGCCGATGGCGACAACGCTTGCAGATTGCGCGCGTATAGAGCGCGCCGCCGCCGATGCCGGCAAGGTGCTCGTGGTCGGACCCAGCCACGGCTTCGATGCACCCGTACAGGCTGCCGCGCAATTGGTTGCCTCAGGCAGGTTCGGTGCCGTGCGGATGGTCACGGCGCTCAACTTCACCGATTTCATGTTCCGGCCCAGGCGTCCGGAAGAACTGGATAGCGCCCGTGGCGGCGGCGTCGTCTACAGCCAAGCGGCGCACCAGATCGATGTCGTGCGCCGCCTTGTCGGGCAGCCCGTTTCATCTGTTCGCGCCGTCGCCGCCAACTGGGATAGCAGCCGCCCGAGCGAAGGCGCCTATACGGCGCTGGTGACATTTGAAGCCGGTGCTGCAGCGTCGCTGACCTATAGCGGATATGCGCATTATGACAGCGACGAACTGGTGGGGTGGATAGCGGAGCTTGGCTATGACAAGGACCCGGATCGCTACGGCGAGGCGCGTAAGAGGCTTGCGACGCTATCATCGCAGGATGAAATCGAAGCCAAACTGAAGCGCACATACGGCGTCCCGGCTGTCGCTGCCGACACGCCAGCGCCGCATCATGAGCATTTCGGTTTCATCATCGTCAGCTGCGACCGCGCGGACCTGAAACTGTCGCCCAAGGGGCTCTCAATTTATGGGGACACCGAACGCGATTTCCAGCCGATCGAGCCCCCTGCCCTGCCGCGCAAGGAAGTCATCGACGAGTTTGTCGGCGGTTGCCTAGGCATTCGCCGCCCGATCCATGACGGGCGCTGGGGACTTGATACCATGGCCTGTTGCGTCGCGCTCCTCGAATCGAGCCGACGCAATACGGACGTAGCGCCCAACCAACTTCTCGACACTCTATCGGAGAAACCGTGA
- a CDS encoding NAD-dependent succinate-semialdehyde dehydrogenase, whose protein sequence is MNLSLAEPKLLRAQAFVDGAWIDGEARIDVLNPADSSLVGSVPDLGYREAEGAVDAAYRALTDWRKATGKQRAAILRRWYDLVLVHTDDLARLLTAEQGKPLHEAKAEVVYAASFIEWFAEEAKRVNGDVLAPHAADHRLLVRREPVGVVGAVTPWNFPLAMITRKAAPALAAGCTMVLKPSELTPLSALALAWLADQAGVPAGVFNIVTGQPAPIGDVLTADKRVRKFTFTGSTGVGKMLAARCMSTVKKVSLELGGNAPFIVFDDAKLDDAVEGAIASKFRNSGQTCVCTNRILVQSGVYEAFSRQLAARVRALAVGPGLSTGADQGPLIDERAVAKVESHIEDGVKHGARILTGGRRVPGAGHFFEPTVLVDVSPDALLCREETFGPLAGLVRFQTEDEAINLANATDSGLAAYVYTQSLERSWKVSEALEYGMVGLNTGLISTEVAPFGGVKESGLGREGSRYGIDEYLNLKFVCHQIG, encoded by the coding sequence GTGAATCTTAGCCTTGCGGAGCCAAAACTGCTCCGGGCGCAAGCTTTTGTCGATGGCGCATGGATCGACGGCGAAGCGCGAATCGACGTCTTGAATCCGGCAGACAGCTCCTTGGTCGGCTCGGTCCCGGATCTCGGGTATCGCGAGGCCGAAGGTGCCGTCGACGCGGCCTATCGTGCCTTGACCGATTGGCGAAAAGCTACAGGCAAGCAGCGGGCCGCGATTTTGCGGCGCTGGTATGATCTGGTGCTCGTCCATACGGATGATCTGGCGCGCCTTCTGACGGCCGAGCAAGGCAAACCGTTGCACGAGGCCAAGGCCGAGGTGGTGTATGCGGCATCGTTCATCGAATGGTTCGCGGAGGAGGCGAAGCGTGTGAACGGAGATGTCTTAGCACCTCATGCGGCCGACCACCGTCTCCTGGTGCGACGCGAACCCGTGGGTGTGGTAGGCGCTGTAACACCCTGGAATTTTCCGCTCGCCATGATCACCCGAAAGGCAGCGCCAGCTCTGGCTGCCGGCTGTACCATGGTGCTGAAGCCGTCGGAATTGACGCCGCTTTCAGCGCTCGCTTTGGCGTGGCTGGCCGACCAGGCCGGAGTGCCGGCGGGAGTTTTCAATATCGTGACCGGTCAGCCCGCGCCGATCGGCGATGTGCTGACGGCTGACAAGCGCGTTCGCAAGTTCACCTTCACTGGTTCGACAGGCGTTGGCAAGATGCTCGCCGCCCGTTGTATGAGCACCGTGAAGAAGGTTTCCCTCGAATTGGGTGGAAACGCGCCGTTCATTGTCTTTGATGATGCGAAACTCGACGATGCGGTTGAAGGCGCAATAGCATCAAAGTTCCGGAATTCAGGTCAGACCTGCGTCTGCACAAATCGCATTCTGGTCCAATCCGGCGTTTATGAAGCCTTTTCCCGGCAGCTGGCGGCACGTGTTCGCGCGCTTGCCGTCGGGCCGGGTCTTTCGACCGGCGCGGATCAGGGGCCATTGATCGATGAACGTGCCGTTGCAAAGGTCGAAAGCCATATCGAAGACGGCGTCAAACATGGTGCCAGGATATTGACCGGAGGGCGACGAGTGCCCGGGGCAGGCCATTTCTTCGAGCCGACCGTTCTCGTAGATGTTTCGCCGGATGCTCTCCTATGTCGGGAGGAAACCTTTGGCCCCCTTGCCGGCCTCGTCCGTTTCCAGACAGAGGATGAGGCGATCAATTTGGCGAATGCCACGGACAGCGGCTTGGCGGCTTATGTATACACGCAATCCCTTGAGCGCAGTTGGAAGGTGAGTGAGGCTCTTGAATATGGGATGGTTGGGCTCAACACCGGCCTGATTTCGACGGAGGTCGCGCCTTTCGGTGGGGTGAAGGAATCCGGTCTCGGGCGGGAAGGATCACGATATGGGATCGATGAGTATCTCAATTTGAAATTCGTCTGTCATCAGATCGGTTAG
- a CDS encoding aldo/keto reductase — translation MLRRSHLASKCALGEINGKRGLDGSAAAITQTLDEALIRLRTDVIDLYYLHRLDPKVPMEESVGALSRAVEAGKIRTIGLSEVSAETIRAVHAIHPVTAVQTEYSPWTRNVELAVLDCCEELGIGFIAFSPLARGLLAGSVGTAGFQQGDLRAAMPRFQEPHLTRNLGLYDQMAGLARAADCTPAQLCLAWLLSKRDFVVPIPGTTNIDHLDEILDTLSLTISEVVFDQVDALFAFGAVSGPRYSKEAQSQIGTEIWEGEPLAS, via the coding sequence TTGCTCCGCCGTTCTCACCTTGCCAGCAAATGCGCGCTTGGCGAGATCAATGGAAAACGCGGTCTCGACGGTTCGGCGGCGGCGATCACGCAGACATTGGATGAAGCATTGATACGATTGAGGACCGATGTCATCGACCTCTACTATCTTCACCGCCTCGATCCGAAGGTACCGATGGAAGAGTCGGTCGGCGCCCTGTCGCGGGCAGTGGAGGCAGGAAAAATTCGCACGATCGGTTTGTCGGAAGTATCGGCAGAAACGATCCGCGCGGTACATGCGATCCATCCGGTGACAGCTGTCCAGACCGAATATTCGCCCTGGACGCGCAATGTGGAACTTGCCGTACTCGATTGCTGCGAGGAGCTCGGGATTGGCTTTATCGCCTTCTCGCCTCTGGCTCGCGGCTTGTTGGCGGGAAGTGTGGGTACGGCAGGTTTCCAGCAAGGCGACCTGAGAGCCGCGATGCCGCGGTTCCAGGAACCTCATTTGACGCGGAACCTCGGGCTTTATGATCAGATGGCTGGGTTGGCCCGGGCTGCAGATTGCACTCCGGCGCAGCTCTGCCTCGCCTGGCTGCTTTCAAAGCGCGACTTCGTCGTTCCGATCCCCGGGACCACGAACATTGATCATCTCGATGAAATTCTGGATACCCTGTCGTTGACCATCTCCGAGGTCGTGTTTGACCAAGTGGACGCCCTTTTCGCTTTTGGCGCCGTTTCGGGACCTCGTTATTCAAAGGAAGCCCAATCGCAAATTGGTACCGAGATTTGGGAGGGTGAGCCGCTTGCCAGCTAG
- a CDS encoding PhnD/SsuA/transferrin family substrate-binding protein: MTRLSLSLACWGYDRTEALQTGAVRPDGIDLNFQVLDVEETFFRMLRNREFDVAELSMSSYCVTLGRENPGFIAIPVFPSRFFRHSCIFVSAKSGIEKPEDLVGKRIGVPEYQMTAPVWIRGILQDEYGIDPASVTYVTGGEEEPGREEKLKLNLPDKFKVEPIGPTQTLKRMLADGEIDALHTARAPSTFYSEPGKVRRLFPNFVDVEKAYFAKTGIFPIMHVVAIRRDVYEKNRWIAQALYKAFVEAQRLSYEQLLVSASLKTMLPWQIAAVEDTIATMGREWWPYGIEKNRHVIETFTRYHHEQGLSPRQLTIEEMFAPETFAEFRI; this comes from the coding sequence ATGACCAGACTGAGCCTTTCCCTCGCCTGTTGGGGCTATGACCGCACCGAAGCCCTCCAGACGGGCGCGGTCCGGCCCGACGGCATCGACCTCAACTTTCAGGTTCTGGATGTCGAGGAAACCTTCTTCCGCATGCTGCGCAATCGAGAATTCGATGTCGCTGAACTGTCGATGTCGTCCTATTGCGTGACCCTGGGCCGCGAGAATCCTGGCTTCATCGCCATTCCCGTCTTTCCTTCGCGCTTCTTCCGCCACTCCTGCATTTTCGTCTCCGCCAAAAGCGGCATCGAAAAGCCCGAGGATCTCGTCGGCAAGCGGATCGGCGTGCCTGAATATCAGATGACGGCTCCGGTCTGGATCCGCGGCATCCTGCAGGACGAGTATGGCATTGATCCTGCGTCGGTCACCTACGTCACGGGTGGTGAAGAGGAGCCGGGGCGCGAGGAGAAGCTGAAGCTCAATCTACCCGACAAGTTCAAGGTCGAGCCGATCGGACCCACCCAGACCTTGAAGCGCATGCTGGCGGATGGAGAGATCGATGCGCTGCATACTGCGCGGGCGCCGTCGACCTTCTATTCGGAGCCGGGCAAGGTTCGGCGCCTCTTCCCCAATTTTGTGGACGTTGAAAAAGCCTATTTCGCGAAGACAGGAATCTTCCCGATCATGCATGTCGTGGCCATCCGGCGAGACGTGTATGAGAAGAATCGATGGATTGCTCAGGCGCTTTACAAGGCATTCGTAGAAGCCCAGCGGTTGAGCTATGAACAATTGTTGGTGTCGGCATCGCTGAAAACGATGTTGCCATGGCAGATCGCCGCAGTGGAGGACACTATTGCTACGATGGGCAGGGAATGGTGGCCCTATGGCATCGAAAAGAACCGCCACGTCATCGAGACATTCACGCGTTACCATCACGAGCAGGGCCTGTCGCCCCGCCAGCTCACCATAGAAGAGATGTTCGCGCCCGAGACTTTCGCCGAGTTCCGCATCTAA
- the istA gene encoding IS21 family transposase: MELYLQVRLACADGMSQRAAAKRFNVSRETVRKMLSFSSPPGYRRQSVPQRPKLDGFVAIIDGWLEGDRSVPRKQRHTAKRVFDRLRTEHGFTGGYTIIKDYIREREQRSREMFVPLAHPAGDAQADFGEALVEIGGVEQKAYFFALDLPHSDACYVRAYPAAVAEAWVDGHVHAFAFFGAVPRSIVYDNDRCLVTKILPDGTRQRATLFSAFLSHYVIRDRYARPGKGNEKGNVEGLVGYCRRNFMVPIPKFPTWEAFNLWLEEQCRKRQQDKVRGQSETIGERLQRDLAAMQPLPATPFEACDQKGGRVSSQSLVRYRTNDYSVPVAWGHQEVWIRAYVDEVVIGCRSEVIARHPRCYAREEVVFDPLHYLPLIEQKINAFDQAAPLQGWDLPEAFTTLQRLMEGRMHKHGRREYVQVLRLLETFTLADLQAAVEQAIDLGAIGFDAVKHLVLCRIERVPPRLDLDVYPFLPRTTVEKTFARAYLSLLSDRQEAA, from the coding sequence GTGGAACTTTATCTTCAGGTCCGTCTGGCTTGCGCGGATGGCATGAGCCAACGGGCGGCGGCGAAGCGTTTCAATGTGTCGCGCGAAACGGTACGCAAGATGCTGTCGTTTTCATCGCCGCCGGGTTACCGGCGCCAGTCCGTACCGCAGCGCCCGAAGCTGGACGGGTTTGTGGCGATCATTGATGGATGGCTTGAGGGTGACCGCAGTGTCCCGCGCAAGCAACGCCATACGGCGAAGCGGGTATTCGACCGTTTGCGCACCGAGCATGGTTTCACCGGCGGCTATACGATCATCAAGGATTACATCCGGGAGCGCGAACAGCGCAGCCGGGAGATGTTCGTGCCGCTGGCGCACCCTGCGGGAGATGCGCAGGCCGATTTCGGGGAAGCGCTGGTGGAGATCGGCGGGGTGGAGCAGAAGGCCTACTTCTTCGCGCTCGATCTGCCGCACAGTGATGCCTGCTATGTGCGGGCCTATCCGGCGGCGGTGGCGGAGGCCTGGGTGGACGGACACGTGCATGCCTTCGCGTTTTTCGGCGCGGTACCGCGCTCGATCGTCTATGACAACGATCGCTGCCTTGTGACGAAGATCCTGCCCGACGGCACGCGGCAGCGTGCCACGCTGTTCAGCGCTTTCCTGTCACATTACGTGATCCGCGACCGCTATGCTCGCCCGGGCAAGGGGAACGAGAAAGGCAATGTGGAGGGGCTGGTAGGCTATTGCCGGCGCAACTTCATGGTGCCGATCCCGAAGTTCCCGACCTGGGAGGCGTTCAACCTGTGGCTGGAGGAGCAATGCCGCAAGCGCCAGCAGGACAAGGTGCGCGGGCAGAGCGAGACGATCGGTGAGCGGCTGCAGCGCGATCTCGCGGCCATGCAGCCTCTGCCCGCTACACCCTTCGAGGCCTGCGATCAGAAAGGCGGGAGGGTCTCCTCGCAATCCCTGGTGCGCTACAGGACCAACGATTATTCGGTTCCGGTGGCCTGGGGCCATCAGGAGGTCTGGATCAGGGCCTATGTCGATGAGGTGGTGATCGGCTGCCGCAGCGAAGTCATCGCCCGTCATCCTCGTTGCTATGCCCGCGAGGAGGTTGTCTTCGACCCGCTCCATTATCTCCCGCTGATCGAGCAGAAGATCAACGCATTCGACCAGGCTGCGCCTTTGCAGGGCTGGGACCTGCCCGAAGCGTTCACGACACTGCAGCGGTTGATGGAAGGGCGCATGCACAAACATGGCAGGCGCGAATATGTGCAGGTACTGCGCCTGCTGGAAACGTTCACCCTCGCCGATCTCCAGGCGGCGGTCGAACAGGCCATCGATCTTGGCGCCATCGGCTTCGATGCCGTCAAGCACCTCGTCCTGTGCCGGATCGAACGCGTACCGCCCAGGCTGGACCTGGACGTCTATCCCTTCCTGCCACGCACCACGGTCGAGAAGACCTTTGCCAGAGCCTATCTGAGCCTGCTCTCCGACCGGCAGGAGGCCGCATGA
- the istB gene encoding IS21-like element ISSsp5 family helper ATPase IstB: protein MSDQAPEILLAHHLKALKLPTCLREHHKLARQCAAEGVDHIRFLARLVEMEMIDRERRMVERRIKAARFPAVKSLDSFDFAAIPRLNKMQVLEMARCEWIERRENAIALGPSGTGKTHVALGLGLAACQKGLSVGFTTAAALVSEMMEARDERRLLRFQKQMAGYKLLIIDELGFVPLSKTGAELLFELISQRYERGSTFITSNLPFDEWTETFGSERLTGALLDRLTHHVSILEMNGESYRLAHSRARKAKTRP, encoded by the coding sequence ATGAGCGATCAGGCCCCGGAGATCCTTCTCGCTCACCATCTCAAGGCGCTCAAGCTGCCTACGTGCCTGCGTGAGCATCACAAGCTCGCGCGGCAATGTGCCGCTGAAGGCGTCGATCATATCCGCTTCCTCGCCCGCCTCGTCGAGATGGAAATGATCGACAGGGAGCGTCGCATGGTCGAGCGGCGCATCAAGGCCGCGCGCTTCCCCGCCGTCAAAAGCCTCGACAGCTTCGACTTCGCCGCCATCCCCAGGCTCAACAAGATGCAGGTGCTCGAGATGGCGCGCTGCGAGTGGATCGAGCGGCGTGAGAACGCCATCGCTCTGGGGCCATCAGGCACCGGAAAGACGCACGTAGCGTTGGGGCTCGGACTGGCAGCATGCCAGAAAGGACTGTCGGTGGGCTTCACCACCGCGGCAGCGCTGGTCAGCGAAATGATGGAGGCCCGCGACGAGCGCCGTCTTCTGCGCTTCCAGAAGCAGATGGCCGGATACAAGCTGCTCATCATCGACGAACTGGGCTTTGTGCCGCTCTCCAAGACCGGCGCCGAACTGTTGTTCGAGCTGATCTCCCAGCGTTACGAACGCGGCTCCACCTTCATCACCAGCAACCTGCCCTTCGACGAATGGACCGAAACCTTCGGATCTGAGCGTCTCACAGGCGCGCTCCTCGATCGCCTGACCCATCACGTCAGCATCCTCGAGATGAACGGCGAAAGCTATCGCCTCGCGCACAGCCGGGCCCGCAAGGCCAAAACCAGACCCTGA
- a CDS encoding Rieske 2Fe-2S domain-containing protein, which produces MGKLMRQHWLPACMIEDVAEPDGTPLRVRLLGENMVVFRNTEGRIGALDELCPHRRASLAFGRNEECGLRCLYHGWKFDVDGNAVDMSSEPVDAKLRGTMKTKAYPVVESAGFVWVWMGDPENVIPFSPPNWSAAPAEKISIVKMHGGCNWAQVLEGSIDSAHSSSLHSSNMPTATEVSGSTATDTAWLRPSADKAPKIEVQKTPFGFRYAAIRKPIIDADKQDYVRMTLFQAPFTVHIPSNDQYHLSQMLVPIDDVNTMFYWIAWHPTKGISQDAWRKFCGAEIGKDVEPVTFKKRRNAENNYLQDRALMKAGDFTGIYGIPCQDMAMWESMGPIADRSEDLLGSSDKAIFTFRTQMYRAAQAVQKGEPALGAVEPRVPLAKLMSFEGMVPKGDDWRLINVSEEERRLTGVFADKEEVEDLADAVS; this is translated from the coding sequence ATGGGGAAGCTGATGCGGCAGCACTGGTTGCCCGCCTGCATGATCGAGGACGTCGCCGAGCCAGACGGCACGCCGTTGCGTGTTCGCTTGCTGGGTGAGAACATGGTCGTGTTCCGCAATACGGAGGGGCGCATCGGTGCGCTCGACGAGCTGTGCCCGCACCGGCGCGCTTCCCTTGCCTTCGGTCGCAACGAGGAATGCGGCCTGCGTTGCCTTTATCATGGCTGGAAATTCGATGTGGACGGCAATGCCGTCGACATGTCTTCCGAGCCGGTCGATGCAAAGCTACGCGGCACGATGAAGACCAAGGCATATCCGGTGGTAGAATCTGCTGGTTTCGTCTGGGTGTGGATGGGTGACCCGGAAAATGTCATCCCTTTCAGCCCGCCGAACTGGTCGGCCGCGCCGGCTGAGAAGATCAGCATCGTGAAAATGCATGGCGGCTGCAACTGGGCGCAGGTTCTCGAAGGGTCGATCGATTCGGCGCACAGTTCGAGCCTGCATTCATCGAACATGCCGACGGCCACCGAAGTAAGCGGCTCGACGGCTACGGACACCGCGTGGCTTCGCCCGTCGGCCGACAAGGCGCCCAAGATTGAAGTGCAGAAAACGCCGTTCGGCTTTCGTTATGCTGCTATCCGCAAGCCGATCATCGATGCGGACAAGCAGGACTATGTACGCATGACTCTGTTCCAGGCTCCGTTCACGGTGCACATCCCGTCCAACGACCAATATCATCTGTCACAGATGCTGGTTCCGATCGACGATGTGAACACCATGTTCTATTGGATCGCCTGGCATCCGACGAAGGGCATCAGTCAGGATGCCTGGCGCAAGTTCTGCGGGGCGGAGATTGGCAAGGACGTCGAGCCCGTTACCTTCAAAAAGCGGCGCAACGCCGAAAACAACTATCTGCAGGACCGGGCCCTGATGAAAGCCGGCGACTTTACCGGCATCTACGGCATTCCCTGTCAGGACATGGCGATGTGGGAATCGATGGGGCCGATCGCCGACCGCAGCGAGGATCTGCTCGGCTCGAGCGACAAGGCGATCTTCACCTTCCGCACCCAGATGTATCGCGCCGCCCAGGCTGTTCAGAAAGGCGAGCCGGCACTGGGTGCTGTAGAACCGCGCGTGCCACTGGCGAAGCTCATGTCGTTCGAGGGCATGGTCCCCAAGGGCGATGACTGGCGGCTGATCAACGTCTCCGAGGAGGAGAGGCGCTTGACCGGCGTCTTCGCCGACAAGGAAGAAGTTGAAGATCTGGCGGACGCGGTTTCCTGA